CTATGTATTCAGACACACTGCGATGACCTTGTCTGAGGTTTAGGAATTCAGTCCTCTTCAGGTCCATCACTCCAGAGGAAATGTTAGCGGTTCAAAAACcatcctcgaagatttccaagtcACCTCTGCTATGGGATGAGTGATTTGGAAGGTCTCCCACCAACTAGATGCAGGTCCTTCCTGCAGATGAGCAGCAAATCTGACCTTCTCAGCGTCAGTGCATCCTATGGTCACCAAGTCCTTGTTCACAGAACGTAGCCAATCATTGGCCACCATGGGTTCTGCTGCCCTTGAGAACTTCTCAGGGCGAAGCCTCAGAACCCTGGTTAGCATATCCACGtgagggggtggtggtggtggtggaagtggtggattgttgttgttgttgttgttgttctgtgtGTTGTTGTTCAACAGAGTTATGGTTTCGATCACTGCTTGCATCAGCTAAGCTTGCGCCTCCATCATTTGCTGAATGTAAGCGGGCACTTCAGGATCACGAGGGGGCGACATTCTGTTTGGTATAGGTAAGATTTGAAATTTAGAAATAGAAACTAAGGGAAATAAAATTCCTACCCTTTCACAAAACATGCATAAAACAAACCTTAAAGCACACAAGTAGCGTATAAAAGAAAACATTTAGTCTCAACATACGTGAATTGTAAACGTCTCGAAACCAGAAATAAAACACACTAGCTTACCTACCACATGCGGTTGGCAAACTCAACTCGATAGCTAAGGAAAAATGGAAATGGTGGTCGCTCTACTCAGTTCTGGGTCTTGTAGAGGTTGGCATAGGTCCTGTCGCTCATCCTCGGAACGTGGGAGCCAATGTTTGCGGTTGGGGTGTCCTCCACATCAGGAACAATCAGCCGGTGTTCACCGTTAGGCAAGATGAACATGACCTCCTCGAGGTCTTCCTCATCTTCATACATATCCTGATCCTTGTGGTTGTGGACAACGGGCTGAGGCTGCAGCTGTTGTATTTGCTCATAAAGGTGTGCGCATTGCCCCTGGAGTGCCATAATAAGCGCGCCCTGGTCCAGTGTCTTgtccttcagcttctccttcTCGTTCCTCAGCTGGGTGTTTTCAACATACAGTCCATCTCTCTTTTCAGCTAGAAAGTCAACTAGCTTCTCAAACGCTGCCGTGGCAGAACCTGCTACCGGTGCCATTATTTAACCaatttttttctaattattttccaCTCCCTCTTTTTTCTATTGTTTCATAATTTCCTGtattttagttatttcacaagtttagtctctaactacacttaatctctagtcaaattacttactcgtggtcaaacttcccgcttggtcacccatcctcccactactccagcaccagcacgcttaacttccaatttCCTTCCCATCctgcttccaagtgcttcgcgcgcatgttactGATACTACTATCATATGAATTCTACTGACATGTTGGTCACGATATCACACTTCTTAATtatttgaattccaaataattcttttaataaacaaaagtaaatgatgtaataataatcttgaataaataaataaacaataaCTATAATTTTTAAAAACtttatttttttttgcaaaaacctaaaaatttgcaaatttgaaaatctaaaaattggctaaccattatggttaagtaatagtaatctttatgcaggaatttaaattttttaaaaaatataaaatataaaatcctgaatttctggcaaaaactaaaatcttcctcttttcatatttccatttgaaattttgagaatctaaaaatctaCCAAATGGGTAAACTCGGGTCAGTTCGGCTGTAACTTTctcccacgatcattttgatatattatacatttcTTTCCGACTtcttatgcaaaagttaatgccattttatcttttttctaaactttttttgcaaaaaagtcaaaattcaaatttgttaatctttctattcttaataggtgaTCCCATTTTCCTGCACACGCaaccttccacttcaccaaccttACTCCCATACATCCTCATTCGTCCATGCCATCATCAGTTCGCTAGCTGCCACATCACTAGAAACTATCGGTCATCGCTCCATTTCTTTTCCGATTCCCATATGTTACGTTCACGGTTCACTTCATGTCGACGGGAGGTTCAGCTGTGGCCCATCAAGCAAGCCAGCACTGGGCCCATTAGTCTATATTCCTTTAGGTTTTAGCCCACATACAGCCTAGTAGTCTATATTCTTTCAGGCTCCGATGTTGTTTTTCTCCTACCTCTGTAGCCATCATCGAAGAACCGAGCAGCCGTCGACGTTTCTTCTTCTCACCAATTTCTGCGACAAACGATTTCACAACCTGCCACCTCATAATTATGTAGTAATGCAGTACATGAGGAAATAAACGGTCGCGTTTCTTCTCCAATCCCTTCTACAGGTATATTATCTTGATTCCGCTCGCCATCTCGCCACTCACTTCTTGCACACCCGGCGCTTCGTTCGCCGGCACCACGTGAGCCATCATCTTCTCATTGTCGGCTGCAAGAGACAAGAGACCCTGACACTATATCTCCATCTACCGAGCACCATGCGCCGCGTCTGAACTCTGAAGGCGTCTTCATGGTTATTAGTAAGAGCATCACTGCAGCCTCGACGGATTTCTGGACATGTACGTGGTCTGCTTTGAACGATAAGAGGCACCGCTGTCCGGATGAAAAATCTTTCTGCGAGATCTAGTGATGAATCATAACTCTATTTATGCGATGGTATCATGCATTGGAGGTAAATCATTTTCCAATATTTTATTGCAGAATTTGATTGATTTTGCATGGGTTTTAGTATCGATACTGATGAACACCTCCAAGGTCATTCTGTACATATGCATGATTGCCTTCAGTTCAGATTGGCAAAGTGCCGCCTGAATCGATATCACAATTTGCCGGCAGATTCCAAATGGCCCCTCACCCTTTTATAGATCATCATGGCCTCTCACAGTCTCACCTTAAAATGGTGTTGTTTCGTTCTAACTGATACACCGAAATTGGCCTGGACTTTCTCGCTGGTTATCTTTAATTCTTTATTGTTGGTTGAAGTCGTCTGCTCCGGCTGCTCATGGGCTAATCGAAGGGTCTCACGGTATAAATAATTACTTATCTCTAAATCCTTCTCAGATTCCTGCCTGATACTTCTTTTTTAGCTATGACAGATTATATCGAGAGGTGGGCTGCAGCCTTCAATTCAGAGCTACTAGATGATGGAATTGGAATTTTCCTTCAAGTACGCAATATCTGATTATTTTTATTGCAAAAGCAGCAGTACATGAAATATTTAGCGGCCAAAGATCGAGTCATTTGTGTTAGAGATAGAATCAATCTCCGTAATTGTAGGGAGTTGTTACCTAATACAACTCACCTTTCCCTCTCCCTCACGATGTAATCTACCATCTATATAAGGCAATGCAATGTATGCCTGCTCGGTATCCGAGTAGAGATATTCCTACCTGATCAGATCAGACCGGCTCTTCCGCCGAATCCTCTGATCGCAAATCGTCCCCGTCGCCGTCGTCATCTCCCTCATGGCGTCGTCCTCAGCTGCCCCGATGCTCAACCTCGGGCACCCCTTGACGGACAAGCTCTCCCGCACCAACTACCATGGCTGGCGCGCCCAGGTGCTGCCCGCGATATGCGGTGCTCGCGTGTTCAGCCTCCTCGATGGTTCGGACGCTGCACCACCGGAGATGCTGACGGAGAAACCTGCTGACAAAGATGCAGCAGATCAAACGGAGAAATCCGTGCTCAACCCTGCCTATGACGCCTGGATAGCTCGGGATCAAATCGTCCTCGGCTACCTCCTTCAGTCGATCGGGCCTGAGGTCCTGCCTCACGTCCACCGGATCGAGACAGCCGCCGGAGTCTGGAAGGCGGTTGAGGAGATGTTCGCGTCACACTGCCAGACCAAGATCACGAATCTTCGAATACAACTGGCAAACACCAAGAAACTGCAGATGTCCACTGATGCCTTTCTCACCAAGATGCAGGGCATTGTCGACGAGTTCGCGACTACTGGCGAGGTCATCACCACCCAGGAGCATGTCTCCTTCATCCTCGCCGGCTTAGGAGGCTCCTACAACTCCCTTGTCGCCGCCCTCGGCGTCAGCCCTGCCCCGATCTCCCTGTCCGCCTTGTATGCACAGCTGCGGGCCTATGATCACCGCCAGGAGATGCTTGGTGGCGGCTCCTCCGACATGGATTTTGAGTCATCTGCCAACGCTGCTCAGCGTCAGGGACGCGGGCGCTAGACCAATCGGTCACGTGGTGACCGTGCTGACTATTCAGATCGCCGCGACTCGTGACGCGATGATCGCTGTGACGATCGCCCGCCTCGTCAAGGACGTGGTGGTGGCCGTGCACCGTCTGTAGGGGTCGTGGACgcggccgtggtcgccgtcgcaCCACGCCATGGGTGGATGTAACATGCCAAATCTGCGACAAAGAGGGCCACTCTGCCAAAGATTGCGGGTGGCGGTCTCAAGACGATGATGATGCTGATGATAAAGAAGCTCATGCTGTGTCCTATGGAGTTGATACCAATTGGTACCAGGACAGTGGTGCTACTCATCACATCACCGGGGAGCTCCAAAACATGACTGTCCGCGACAAATATCGTGGCAATGACAAGGTCAACATTGCAGGTGGACATGGTATGCCTATACCTCATGTTGGTCATTCAATTGTTCGTACTCCTGCTCAAAACTTTCATCTTCATAATGTCCTCCATGTTTCACATGCCTCTAAAAACCTGCTCTCCGTTCATCGCTTCACTTATGATAATCGCGTGTTTATTGAATTCCATCCTTTCTTCTTTTTGATCAAGGACCAGGTCACGCGGAAAATAATTCTTAGAGGTCGCTGTGTTGGGGGCTTCTATCCACTCATATCATCCCTGATGTCATCATCACAGTCTCCCAAGCACAGCCAAGCCATCACAAGCAAGGTGGCATAGTCGTTTAGGTCATCCGTCTTTAGCCATTGTTAGGCAAATTATTAGCAAGAATAAACTTCTATCTATTAGAGATTCTAGTTTTGAGTCAGTGTGTGATTCGTGTCAGCGAGCTAAAAGTCATCAGTTGCCCTATCCAATTTCCACTAGTGTCTCTACTGCCCCTCTTCAGTTAAtattttctgatgtatggggtcctgcacCCACTTCTGTAGGTCGCCATGACTAtatgtaagctttattgatgattatagcaagttcacttggatctaTTTGCTCAAGAAAAAATCTGATGCTTACAATGCCTTTGTCAATTTTCAAAAACTGGTTGAACGCCAACTTGACACTAAAATCCTCACTGTTCAGTCTGATTGGGGGGGAGAGTATGAAAAACTCAACTCTCTGTTTCAGTCACAGGGGATTTCTCATCATGTCTCCTGTCCTCATGCCCACCAACAGAATGGCTCTGCTGAAACTTGCCTTCCGATCCAAACAGTGTGTCTTCATTGGCTATAGTTCTCAGCATAAAGGTGTAAAATGTCTTGATGTTTCAACAGGGCGTGTTTATATTTCCAGAGATGTGGTGTTTGATGAGGCAGTATTTCCCTTTAAAACTCTTCATCCCAATGCTGGCGCCCTGCTCCGCAAAGAGATACTCTTGCTTGATCCATCCCTCCATCCGTTTGCTCCTGAGAACGAACAATTTGATGACAcacatgatgattttatgcatgctACTAATCATGTGCAAAGTGCTCCTTTTCTTGCTCCGCAGGGTCCTACAGCTCAACATCAAGACGCTCCTCAAAATTCTGCTGAAATTGATGCCCCTAGCAGCTCCAATACGTCACATGAAATATCAGCAGAAGAGGATACGGGCGGTGAACACGAAACATATTTTCTGCCAGAATCCCCCTCGGGATCGCCGCCCAGATCCGCCTCGGATCGCTCGCCCGCCAGTCATGGGCCATCTGGCCAATCTGCGGCATCTGCGCCCTCTGCCGCCTCCCCGCGTGCGCCGGACCGTGCTGCCTCCACGTCGGGATCCTCTGCGCCCACCTCCTCCAGCGAACAGGCCACAGCGTCGCCTGCAGGATCCTCTGCGGCTCCTGACCGCACCCGGACAACGCACTCCAGGCCAAATCCTGGCAGCGCTATGGCGCCTGGATCTTCTGCGCCCTCCAACTCTGTGGCTCCTCCTGCGCCTCGCCCAGTTACACGTGCGTCCCGCGGCATACGTAAACCACGTGAGTACACCGACAACACTGTTCGCTGGGGCTTGTCTGCTGTATCCACTGAGCCACCAAATCTTCAGGTTTCTTTGCAAGATCCCAAGTGGAAAAATGCAATGGACGAAGAATATCATGCACTTATGAAGAATCAAACATGGCATCTTGTTCCTCCACGACATGGTACTAATATTATTGACTGTCGATGGATTTACAAGGTTAAGCACAAGGCTGATGGGTCTGTTGATAGATACAAGGCTCGTCTTGTCGCCAAGGGGTTCAAACAACGGTATGGtcttgattatgaggagactttcAGTCCTGTTGTGAAGATAGCTACAGTTCGTCTTGTCCTAGCGATTTCAGTATTCAGGGGATGGAGTTTGCGACAGTTGGATGTTAAGAACGCGTTtttacatggtgttctggaagaggaagttTATATGCGACAGCCGCCTAGCTATGAAGATCCTCGGTATAAGAATTATATTTGCAAACTAGACAAGGCGCTATATGGGCTGAAGCAAGCACCTCGGGCATGGTATTCTCGATTGAGCTCCCAGCTACTTCGGTATGGCTTCAAGGCATCAAAGTCGGACACATCTCTCTTCATATACCGTAAGCATCATGTTACCATGTTCATGCTCATCTGATGACATTATTGTGTCTAGCTCCTCTCAAGCTGCTACTGATGCACTTCTACAAGCTCTTGGCAAAGAATTCGCCCTTAAGGATCTGGGTCAACTCCATTATTTTTTGGGCCTTGAGGTTCAATCGGTCTCTGGTGGTCTCCTTCTTAGCCAGGAGAAATATGCTCAGGATGTTCTTGCTCGTGTTGGTATGACTCAATGTTCTGGCTGCCCCACGCCACTTTCGTCTTCTGAGAAGATAACAGCAAGGGAGGGAGATCTGTTAGGTCCTGAAGATAGTACTAATTACAGGTCCATGGTAGGAGCACTGCAGTATCTTACTCTCACAAGACCTGATATATCGTATGCAGTCAATAAGGTGTGTCAATATTTACATGCTCCAACTAATGTACACTGGACAGCTGCGAAGCGCATAATCAGATATGTGAAGCATACAGTAAGCATGGGGCTAACATTCATGAAGTCTACCTCTACTTTGGTTAGTGCCTTCTCTGATGCAGATTGGGCTGGATGCCCAGATGATAGAAGGTCCACTGGAGGTTTTGCTGTGTTCTTTGGACCGAATCTGATTTCTTGGAGTGCCAAGAAGCAGGCTACAGTTTCAAGGTCCAGCACTAAAGCAGAGTATAAATCAGTGGCCAATGCCACAGTAGAATTAATATGGGTACAGTCATTGCTTGCTGAACTTGGAGTGAAACTGAACCAGACACCTTGCTTATGGTGTGATAATTTGGGAGCTACATATTTGTCTGCAAATCCAGTGTTTCATGCAAGAGCCAAACACATTGAAATAGATTTTCACTTTGTCAGAAAACAAGTGCTGAAGAGACAACTTGAGATTCGATTCATTCCTTCGAAAGATCAAGTGGCTGATGGGTTTACCAAACCACTTCCATTGAGGAGCTTTGAAGAGTTTAGATTTAATCTCAACTTGAGAAAGTTgtgattaagggagggtgttagagaTAGAATCAATCTCTGTAATTGTAGGGAGTTTTTACCTAATACACACCTTTCCCTCTCCCTCACGATTTAATCTACCATCTATATAAGACAATGCAATGTATGCCTGCTCCGTATCCGAGTAGAGATATTCCTACCTGATCTTATAATTTGCACTCCGCGAAGTCAAGAACTCAACATGGTTGCAAGAAATTACAATATGTCCGTCATCTCCTATTATGCGAATCCCACTCACCAGTCACGGTGTCTTTTATGTCCAAAAAAAAGTCACGGTGTCTTTTCTGTTCATCTAATTTTATTTGTCACTCCTGATTTGTTCTTCTTCCTGTGCAAGCTGGAAGAATTTCATTGTAATATGAAGAAGTGGGACAGCCGAGGCTACAAACTGTAATGGTCTACACTCCTATTGTATACTATTCTGAAAGCATTAACTGAGAGATGCACACTCATGAAAATACCCTATGCTTAAGTGCGTGAGAAGAACTGAGAGAATGAAGTGCTTTATTGATTAGGATTGTTGGCTATTTATAGTAGCCGAACAGTCGGATTACAAGTTGGTTTCTTTACATGCGTCCGTTCGGACGGGACGCAACTTTTCACAATACACAATGATTGGACAAAAATCTAACTGCTAGGTAGTTATGCTAGGGAAATCCTAACTGCTATATTAGCCTAGATCTAACGCTAATATTTCCTAACACTCCCCCTTGGACAACGCTATATTCTAATCTTCATTGTCTTGATAATCTTCACATATCTGGAGTGATGGAAAATCTTTGTAAGATCCTAATGATTCTCGATCTTGAATAACTAACTTTTCTTGACCTTGTAGAGTTGATTTTCTCCAACGAATCCTGTAAAATTATAAGGAAAAAATATAGAAATCCGATATACCGTTGGTATAATAATTGTatcattaaaacctatatgagaaATCCGTTGGAGAACTCATAAGGAAAGAGTACAATATATTATTATCGGATGATAAATAGTAATTTCAGTCCTGGGAGATTTCTCCCCCGAACTTTGCAAATTTCCAAGTCGTCTCATACCAATGCCATGAATGCATTTTTGAAATGCAGCTGCTGGTAAAGACTTAGTGAACAAATCTGCAAGATTGTCACATGATTTTGTTTGCAAAATATCAATTTCTCCATTTTTCTGTAATTCATGAGGAAAGAACAGTTTTGGAGCAATATGTTTTGTGATATTACTTTTAATATATCACATATGCATTTGAGCAACACATGCAGCATTATCTTCATAGATAATAGTTGGTGATTCTAATGAACCGATATCACATGACGTTTGGATATGATTAATCACTCTGCGAAGCCATACACACTCTCGTGAAGCTTCATATAATGCAATTTTCTCAGAGTGGTTAGTGGAAGTTGCTACTAGAGTCTGTCTTGTTGACTTCCATGAAATAGCAGTTCCACCATATAAAAATACAAAACCTGTTTGTGATTTGGCATTGTGAGGATCTGAAAGATAGCCAGCATCAGTATAACCAGTTAAGGTCATATCTTGATTTTTCTGATAGAATAAACCAAGATCTTTAGTACCATGTAAATATCTAAAGATATTTTGTACTCCTGCCCAATGACGTTTTGTTGGAGCTGCACTATGTCTAGCCAGTAAATTTACTGCAAAGGCAATATCTGGTCTAGTACAATTTGCAAGGTACATTAGTGCTCCTATCGCACTAAGGTATGGAAACTCAGGTCCCAATACATCTTCGTTATCATCCCTAGGTCTGAAAGGATCCTTTTCCATATCAAGGGATCTAACGACCATGGGTGTTTTGGATGGATATGATTTATCCATATTGAATTTTTCCAAAACTTTCTGAATATATGCGGGCTGATAAACGAGTATTCCTGAGGGAAGATGCTCAAGTTGTAAACCTAAGCAGAATTTGGTTTTTCccaaatccttcatctcaaactccgtCATTAAATGATTGCGTGCTACAAATATATTTGCCGCGTTACCAATGATGTTGAGGTCATCAACATAAACTGAGATGATGCAAAATCCTTTTGAGGATTTATTTATGAAAAAGCATGGGCAATCATCATTATTTGAGTATCCTTTCTGAAGAAGGAACTCACTAAGCCGGTTATACCACATTTTACCCGACTGCTTTAAGCCATAGAGCGACTTTTGTAATTTTACACAATACATGTTGAGATTTGTGTTTGGATTAGGGATTTTAAGTCCATCAGGAACTTTCATATAAATATCCGCATCGAGTGACTCATATAGATATGCGGTCACTACATCCATTAACTGCATTGATAAATTCATTTGTACTGCCAATGATATTAAGTATCGAAACGTAATTCCACTCATTACAGGAGAATATGTATCGTCGTAGTCGATACCGGGTCTCTGCGTAAACCCTTGTGCTACTAGTCTCGCTTTATATCTCACCACCTCCTTATTTTCGTTCCTTTTTCGAACGAAACCCAATTTAGCTCCCACAGGGAAGACTTTTTGAGGAGTAGGTATTACTTTAGATAATACCTCTCTTTTATTAAGCGAGCGCAGTTCTGCCTCAATTGCCTCCTTCCATTTAGGCCAATCCGAGCGCTTCAGGCACTCTTTCATAGATTTTGGCTCTGGATCCAGTTGAAGGGTTTTAGCAATTTTAGAGGAGAAATATGTGTCGACAAGTGTAGTCTTTCTATTGTATGATTCTCCCGAATCGATATAGTTTATGAAAATTTCATTAGTTTCTTCAGGCACCGTGTGATTTCCCATAACAACGGAGTCTGGTTGTTTCGATGTCCCAGCAATAGAATTTGTGTGCACATTTATGCTAGGTTCTTGATCTTGAACATCATCTTGGTGTCTATCAACTTCAGGTTGATTTGCATTTACCGTCATAGATTTCCTTTGTTTCCGCGGTGGCTTTGGAGAAGCCTTTTCCCTTGAGACCAGATTTCTCCCCCTTTTATTTGCAATTGGGAGTTGAGTAGTTTTATTTGGTACCTGTACTCATTCTGGTGCATTGACTGCAGGGATATATGATTTAGTGACACCTTTGTGATCAGTAAATGCATCTGGCCAGTTATTTGCAAAGTGTTGCAAATCTATTATTCTCTAAACTTCAGATTCGGATTCTTTAGTACGTGGATCTAAGGATTGGATGCCTGTTACATTCCAATCTATTTCCTGGCATTCTTTGTGGTTTGTTTCTCCCCCTAATGCCGGGAAATGATCCTCATCAAAAATTGAATCAGCGTACCGGGCTGTAAACAGGTCCCCTGCTAGGGGTTCTAAATATTTTATAATTGACGGTGATTTATATCCCACATAGATTCCAATTTTTCTATGGGGGGCCATGGAAGTACGCTGTGGTGGTGATATCGGTACGTATACAGCGCAACCGAATTTTCGCAGGTGGGAAATACTTGGCTGATTGCCTCGTACTATTTGAAATGGGGAAGTTTAATGATATGCAGTTGGTCTGATTTGCATCAGATCTGCGGCGTGTAAAACCGCATGTCCCCAACAAGAGGTTGGTAAATTGCAATTCTGCAATAATGGTCTAGCAGTTAATTTTACTCTTTTGATTAAAGATTCAGCCAATCCATTTTGAGTATGAACATAAGGTACAGAATGTTCTGGATGAATGCCTAAGGCCATACAATAATCATTGAATGCGCGTGAACTGAATTCAGCCGCATTGTCCATTCTTATTGTTTTAATCCTGTGTTCAGGATAATTTGCTCTTAATTTGATAATTTGAGCTATTAATTTGGCAAAGGCATGGTTACGTGTTGATAATAAACACACATGTGACCATCTAGTAGATGCATCAATTAGCACCATAAAGTACCTAAATGGTCGTTGTATTTGACC
This region of Lolium perenne isolate Kyuss_39 chromosome 2, Kyuss_2.0, whole genome shotgun sequence genomic DNA includes:
- the LOC139835616 gene encoding uncharacterized protein encodes the protein MIAVTIARLVKDVVVAVHQGHSAKDCGWRSQDDDDADDKEAHAVSYGVDTNWYQDSGATHHITGELQNMTVRDKYRGNDKVNIAGGHGRVYISRDVVFDEAVFPFKTLHPNAGALLRKEILLLDPSLHPFAPENEQFDDTHDDFMHATNHVQSAPFLAPQGPTAQHQDAPQNSAEIDAPSSSNTSHEISAEEDTGGEHETYFLPESPSGSPPRSASDRSPASHGPSGQSAASAPSAASPRAPDRAASTSGSSAPTSSSEQATASPAGSSAAPDRTRTTHSRPNPGSAMAPGSSAPSNSVAPPAPRPVTRASRGIRKPREYTDNTVRWGLSAVSTEPPNLQVSLQDPKWKNAMDEEYHALMKNQTWHLVPPRHGTNIIDCRWIYKVKHKADGSVDRYKARLVAKGFKQRYGLDYEETFSPVVKIATVRLVLAISVFRGWSLRQLDVKNAFLHGVLEEEVYMRQPPSYEDPRYKNYICKLDKALYGLKQAPRAWYSRLSSQLLRSSQAATDALLQALGKEFALKDLGQLHYFLGLEVQSVSGGLLLSQEKYAQDVLARVGMTQCSGCPTPLSSSEKITAREGDLLGPEDSTNYRSMVGALQYLTLTRPDISYAVNKVCQYLHAPTNVHWTAAKRIIRYVKHTVSMGLTFMKSTSTLVSAFSDADWAGCPDDRRSTGGFAVFFGPNLISWSAKKQATVSRSSTKAEYKSVANATVELIWGLIKLSLPRFSTDPPLVLSNFRLPRAETPRYRHRSAAQYPARRRVAPPSPARRHFVHHGRIGLSSVQPIWIAADCFIRPSFLRLVPAVYFSVRPTCVPSTLSLFLPSVMYKEVKSYLMPLQYMPELGVALEHASS